One segment of Porticoccus hydrocarbonoclasticus MCTG13d DNA contains the following:
- a CDS encoding HAD family hydrolase: protein MPKLLIFDWDGTLCDSLSRIVYCLRCAAESVGLPPPSELDARNIVGLGMVDALTTLFPGMAREQIDAMRDSYSRHFVEADREPSPFFSGVSETLCRLKDQGYLLTVATGKSRRGLDRVLQARQLDRFFDGTRCADETAGKPHPLMLIELMKEFECSPEESIMIGDTEYDLAMAVNAGMSSIGVSYGAHDSRRLSQYRPLACLDKFSDVELIVKNIKNNKL from the coding sequence GTGCCCAAGCTTTTGATCTTCGACTGGGACGGCACACTCTGTGATTCGTTATCCCGTATTGTTTATTGTCTTCGTTGTGCCGCGGAGTCGGTCGGTTTGCCTCCCCCTTCCGAGCTGGATGCCCGCAATATAGTGGGGCTGGGGATGGTAGATGCATTGACCACCTTGTTTCCCGGCATGGCGCGTGAGCAGATTGACGCCATGCGGGACAGCTATTCCCGCCATTTTGTCGAAGCAGATCGTGAGCCATCACCTTTTTTTAGTGGGGTTTCTGAAACCCTGTGTCGTCTCAAGGACCAGGGCTACCTGCTCACTGTTGCAACCGGTAAAAGTCGTCGTGGTCTAGACAGGGTATTGCAGGCCCGCCAGCTGGACCGGTTTTTTGACGGCACCCGTTGCGCCGATGAAACGGCAGGCAAGCCCCATCCTTTGATGCTGATTGAGTTGATGAAAGAGTTTGAGTGTTCTCCCGAGGAGTCAATCATGATCGGCGACACAGAATATGACTTGGCGATGGCTGTCAATGCCGGAATGTCAAGTATAGGAGTAAGCTACGGCGCCCATGATTCGAGACGATTGAGTCAGTATCGGCCGCTGGCGTGTCTGGATAAATTTTCAGATGTTGAGCTGATTGTAAAAAATATAAAAAACAATAAGTTGTAA
- a CDS encoding Maf family protein gives MKNLVLASSSPYRRELLQRLRIPFEIISPDIDEQPQPAEPPEALVKRLSLEKAMAIAHRFDNHLIIGSDQIAVNEGKLLTKPGNFDNAFKQLRSESGKKVHFLTGLALLDSATQQSQVDMVITEVIFRQLSDTEITEYLVNDTPYNCAGSFRSEGLGITLFDAVYSSDPTALIGLPLISLNKMLMRKLM, from the coding sequence ATGAAAAACCTTGTGCTGGCATCTTCATCACCCTATCGGCGAGAGCTGCTGCAGCGCTTGCGTATACCATTTGAAATTATTTCGCCCGACATTGACGAGCAGCCTCAACCGGCAGAACCACCTGAAGCGCTGGTCAAACGCCTCTCGCTGGAAAAGGCCATGGCTATCGCCCACCGTTTTGATAACCACCTGATTATTGGCTCAGATCAGATCGCAGTTAACGAAGGAAAACTGCTGACAAAACCGGGCAATTTTGACAACGCCTTTAAGCAGCTTCGCTCAGAGTCCGGCAAAAAGGTTCATTTCCTGACCGGCTTGGCATTGCTGGATAGCGCTACCCAACAAAGTCAGGTAGACATGGTGATAACAGAGGTTATCTTTCGCCAGTTAAGTGACACGGAGATCACTGAATACCTTGTAAATGATACCCCGTATAACTGTGCTGGCAGCTTCCGCAGTGAAGGACTGGGTATCACGCTGTTTGATGCTGTCTACAGTAGCGACCCCACCGCCTTGATTGGATTACCTCTGATCAGCCTGAATAAAATGCTGATGAGAAAATTAATGTAA
- a CDS encoding YceD family protein, with protein MSMPPMRSFLPRMLESRRLAHQGVAISGELDQAFCDRLAEAVIDIVEPIDVELRFDTAEQGRRVMTGTVSTSVLIPCQRCLEAMPVALSAEFRLGIVWSEEEAAALPKDLDPWLVDNEAADVAEVLEDELLLTLPFVSYHPKDQCNDVAGYSTGEHPAEESAKNPFGILKQLKNSGSDN; from the coding sequence ATGTCAATGCCCCCCATGAGAAGCTTCCTGCCGCGGATGTTAGAGTCCCGCCGTCTTGCACATCAGGGTGTGGCGATTTCCGGGGAGCTGGATCAGGCTTTCTGTGACAGGTTGGCAGAGGCAGTAATTGATATTGTCGAACCCATTGACGTCGAATTGAGGTTTGATACAGCCGAACAGGGTCGCAGGGTAATGACAGGAACAGTTTCAACCTCTGTATTGATTCCTTGCCAGCGATGCCTGGAGGCGATGCCGGTAGCGCTGTCTGCAGAGTTCAGATTGGGTATAGTCTGGTCAGAAGAAGAGGCCGCCGCGTTACCTAAAGACCTGGATCCATGGCTTGTCGACAATGAAGCCGCAGATGTGGCTGAAGTGCTTGAGGATGAATTACTTTTAACATTGCCGTTTGTATCCTATCACCCCAAGGATCAATGCAATGATGTGGCCGGTTACTCTACGGGAGAGCATCCTGCTGAAGAATCCGCTAAAAACCCTTTTGGTATTTTGAAGCAACTGAAGAACAGTGGCTCCGATAATTAA
- the rpmF gene encoding 50S ribosomal protein L32, translated as MAVQKSRKTRSKRGMRRAHDALTGPTLSTDPVSGEKHLRHQVTADGFYRGKKVVSSAED; from the coding sequence ATGGCCGTTCAAAAAAGTCGTAAAACCCGATCCAAGCGTGGTATGCGTCGTGCTCACGATGCCCTGACGGGCCCCACCCTTTCTACAGATCCCGTTAGTGGTGAAAAGCACCTTCGGCATCAGGTTACTGCTGACGGCTTCTACCGCGGAAAGAAAGTGGTTTCTTCTGCTGAAGACTGA
- the plsX gene encoding phosphate acyltransferase PlsX, producing the protein MAGSYCLAIDAMGGDFGPRVTVPATLDILRQQPNLRVVLFGDAEQIQQQLRLAADHFPERLQVRHCSQFVSMDDKPSFALRNKRDSSMWLAVEQVANKQAAACVSAGNTGALMAMSLFQLGSLPGISRPAIGARIPTARGFTYLLDMGANLECTAEQLYQFGLIASLVAAEVDGNASPSVGLLNIGVESLKGKQEILDAAALFNTNPDIHYIGFVEADSLFNGEADIVVCDGFSGNIALKAGEGVAKLLQRQIRDALGETVLARFGALFLKPALGRLLKRVDPARYNGASFLGLQGVVIKSHGSADQWGFARAIEVALNEAERDLPTLIEKRLSENNQSAVVIQR; encoded by the coding sequence TTGGCTGGCTCATACTGTCTTGCCATTGACGCCATGGGCGGGGACTTCGGTCCTCGCGTAACTGTCCCTGCGACCCTCGATATTCTTCGCCAGCAGCCCAATCTACGGGTTGTTCTTTTCGGTGATGCAGAACAAATCCAGCAACAACTCCGCCTTGCTGCTGATCATTTTCCTGAACGTCTTCAAGTCCGTCATTGCTCTCAGTTTGTCTCTATGGATGACAAGCCGTCATTTGCCCTCCGCAATAAAAGGGATTCCTCCATGTGGCTTGCTGTAGAGCAAGTTGCAAATAAACAGGCGGCGGCTTGCGTCAGTGCGGGCAATACCGGTGCGCTCATGGCCATGTCATTGTTTCAGTTGGGGTCCTTGCCCGGTATTAGTCGCCCAGCGATCGGGGCCCGGATTCCAACTGCTCGTGGATTTACCTATTTGCTGGATATGGGTGCCAATTTAGAGTGCACCGCAGAGCAGCTGTACCAGTTTGGACTGATCGCATCTTTGGTCGCTGCGGAGGTAGATGGCAATGCCAGCCCTTCAGTGGGGTTGCTGAATATCGGGGTGGAATCACTTAAAGGGAAACAGGAAATCCTCGATGCCGCAGCTTTGTTTAATACTAACCCCGATATTCATTACATCGGATTTGTTGAGGCCGACTCACTCTTTAACGGAGAAGCCGATATCGTGGTTTGTGATGGTTTCAGCGGCAATATTGCTCTGAAAGCTGGCGAGGGTGTGGCAAAACTACTTCAGAGGCAGATCAGGGATGCCTTGGGAGAAACTGTATTGGCCCGGTTTGGTGCATTGTTTCTGAAACCAGCACTCGGACGGTTACTTAAACGTGTTGACCCGGCACGGTATAATGGCGCCAGTTTTCTTGGCTTGCAGGGTGTCGTTATTAAAAGTCACGGTAGTGCTGATCAATGGGGTTTCGCCAGAGCAATTGAGGTGGCCCTCAATGAAGCAGAGCGGGACCTTCCAACATTGATTGAAAAGCGACTGTCCGAGAATAATCAATCAGCTGTTGTAATACAGAGGTAA
- the fabD gene encoding ACP S-malonyltransferase, giving the protein MKNNLAFVFPGQGSQKIGMLSELSGKYAMVQDTFAEASDVLHYDLWDMVQKGSQEDITLTERTQPLLLTASVAVWRIWQQEGGARPALMAGHSLGEWSALVCSGVVAFEDAVRLVRNRGAYMQEAVPRGEGAMAAILGLDDDLIKEICAKACEGQEVSAVNFNSPGQVVIAGNSAAVERAIEGCRAAGAKRAMPLPVSAPFHTGLMKPAADRLATEILATQFSAPEVLIVHNVNAKTESDPDRIKHLMIEQIFKPVQWVECVNTLVSAGVDTVVECGAGKVLGGLCKRIAPSLMTYATEDSDNLTKSLAGL; this is encoded by the coding sequence ATGAAAAATAATCTGGCATTTGTCTTTCCGGGCCAGGGATCCCAGAAAATTGGCATGCTCTCTGAGTTGTCTGGGAAGTACGCAATGGTGCAGGATACTTTTGCCGAGGCTTCGGATGTGCTCCATTATGATCTGTGGGACATGGTGCAAAAGGGTAGTCAGGAAGATATTACACTGACAGAGCGCACCCAACCCTTGCTCTTGACCGCCAGTGTTGCAGTCTGGCGAATATGGCAGCAGGAAGGGGGTGCCCGTCCGGCCCTGATGGCGGGCCACAGCCTGGGCGAATGGTCTGCCCTGGTCTGTTCTGGCGTAGTGGCCTTTGAAGATGCCGTGCGCCTGGTCCGTAATCGTGGGGCCTACATGCAGGAGGCTGTACCCAGGGGCGAAGGCGCTATGGCTGCCATACTCGGTCTGGACGACGATTTGATTAAAGAAATCTGTGCGAAGGCCTGTGAGGGACAAGAGGTGTCTGCGGTCAACTTCAACTCCCCCGGCCAAGTGGTTATAGCGGGGAATTCAGCGGCCGTTGAGCGCGCGATTGAAGGTTGCAGGGCGGCCGGCGCCAAACGTGCCATGCCCCTGCCCGTAAGTGCGCCATTCCATACTGGTTTGATGAAGCCCGCTGCGGATCGTCTGGCCACCGAAATTCTGGCCACCCAGTTTTCCGCACCGGAAGTATTAATAGTTCACAACGTCAATGCAAAAACCGAGTCTGATCCGGATCGTATCAAGCACTTGATGATTGAGCAGATTTTTAAGCCGGTACAGTGGGTGGAATGCGTCAATACTCTCGTTTCTGCAGGTGTTGATACCGTGGTTGAGTGTGGTGCCGGCAAGGTGTTGGGAGGCTTATGCAAGCGTATCGCTCCCTCATTGATGACATATGCCACAGAAGACAGTGATAATTTGACCAAATCACTGGCAGGGTTGTAA
- the fabG gene encoding 3-oxoacyl-ACP reductase FabG, translating into MSVIDKVALVTGATRGIGAAIADGLGAQGAIVVGTATSTSGAEQISARFREKNIRGVGMVLDVASQESVDGVLTAIIESYGAPLILVNNAGITKDNLLMRMKDEEWFDVIDTNLNSLYRLSKACLRGMSKARWGRIVNISSVVGSMGNAGQTNYCATKAGVGGFTRSLAKELGPRNITVNAVSPGFIDTDMTKELPEASKQAILSQVPLNRLGSAEEIAAVVNFLVGDGGNYITGENIHVNGGMYMS; encoded by the coding sequence ATGAGTGTTATAGATAAAGTGGCTCTGGTTACCGGTGCTACCCGGGGGATTGGTGCCGCGATTGCCGATGGCCTGGGTGCTCAAGGTGCAATTGTTGTAGGTACGGCAACTTCCACATCCGGAGCAGAGCAGATTTCTGCCAGATTTCGCGAAAAAAACATCAGGGGAGTTGGCATGGTGCTTGATGTCGCCAGTCAAGAGTCGGTTGACGGAGTGCTGACAGCTATAATCGAATCCTATGGTGCGCCGTTGATTTTGGTTAACAATGCGGGTATCACCAAAGACAACCTCCTGATGCGGATGAAGGATGAGGAGTGGTTTGATGTGATTGACACGAATCTCAACTCACTCTATCGCTTATCCAAGGCCTGTCTCCGTGGCATGAGCAAGGCCCGTTGGGGCAGGATCGTCAATATCAGTTCTGTGGTCGGTTCCATGGGTAATGCCGGACAAACTAACTACTGTGCTACCAAAGCGGGTGTCGGTGGTTTTACCCGCTCTTTAGCTAAAGAGCTTGGGCCACGCAATATTACGGTAAATGCCGTCTCCCCGGGTTTTATTGATACTGACATGACAAAGGAGTTGCCCGAAGCCAGCAAGCAGGCAATATTGTCACAGGTACCACTGAATCGTCTGGGTTCAGCTGAAGAGATTGCCGCAGTCGTGAATTTCTTGGTTGGTGATGGCGGCAACTACATTACCGGCGAGAATATACACGTAAACGGTGGCATGTACATGTCTTAA
- the acpP gene encoding acyl carrier protein, with the protein MSSIEERVAKMVAEQLGVKEADVKPESSFVEDLGADSLDTVELIMALEEEFDTEIPDEEAEKIATVQNAIDYINANLG; encoded by the coding sequence ATGAGCAGCATCGAAGAACGTGTCGCGAAAATGGTCGCAGAGCAATTGGGCGTCAAAGAAGCAGATGTAAAACCTGAGTCTTCCTTTGTTGAAGATCTGGGTGCTGACTCCCTGGATACCGTTGAGCTGATCATGGCTCTCGAAGAAGAGTTTGATACTGAAATTCCCGATGAAGAAGCTGAAAAAATTGCTACAGTTCAGAATGCGATTGATTACATCAACGCGAATCTCGGGTAA
- the pabC gene encoding aminodeoxychorismate lyase, translated as MNNHSPITQINGEDTNCVNAFDRGLYYGHGLFETTRLSGGAIPLWPLHCKRLAAGASRLGIPCDERKLVEYRDTLLAQCPDNGIVKIVLTAGVGGSGYRPPESVSPSYLFQWFPFPKYSCDWFSTGIPLFLCKHKLAISSSLAGMKHLNRLEQVLARAEWGDEYPEGLLLDQQGLVIEGVSSNLFCFRENQWFTPILADCGVAGVMREYLMSVLLPALSVPVTESRITLEKLVSSEEVFLCNSVVGIWPVVSLADRYHWPLGEHVKSIQHRLQDVLPCYG; from the coding sequence ATGAATAATCACTCTCCCATCACCCAGATAAATGGTGAAGACACCAACTGCGTCAATGCGTTTGATCGTGGTCTTTACTACGGACACGGTCTGTTTGAAACAACAAGGCTGTCCGGTGGCGCTATTCCTCTTTGGCCATTACATTGTAAGCGGTTGGCTGCAGGCGCCAGCCGCTTGGGGATACCCTGTGACGAGAGAAAGCTGGTGGAATATCGGGATACCCTGTTAGCACAGTGCCCGGATAACGGTATTGTTAAAATTGTCCTGACGGCAGGGGTCGGTGGTTCAGGTTATCGGCCACCGGAGTCCGTTTCTCCCAGCTATCTGTTCCAGTGGTTTCCGTTTCCCAAGTACAGCTGTGACTGGTTCTCCACCGGAATACCCCTTTTTTTATGCAAGCACAAACTGGCGATTTCATCTTCGCTGGCCGGAATGAAACACCTCAACCGACTCGAACAGGTGTTGGCCAGAGCCGAGTGGGGAGATGAGTACCCCGAGGGATTGTTGCTTGATCAGCAGGGGCTTGTGATTGAAGGGGTGAGCAGTAATCTTTTTTGTTTTCGTGAAAATCAATGGTTTACTCCGATCCTTGCGGACTGCGGTGTTGCCGGGGTGATGCGTGAATACCTGATGTCGGTGCTTCTACCGGCACTGTCTGTTCCAGTGACAGAATCACGAATAACACTGGAAAAGCTGGTCTCTTCCGAAGAGGTATTCCTGTGCAACTCCGTCGTAGGTATATGGCCCGTGGTTTCACTCGCTGACAGGTATCATTGGCCATTGGGTGAGCATGTCAAATCCATTCAACATCGACTCCAGGACGTTTTACCGTGTTACGGGTGA
- the mltG gene encoding endolytic transglycosylase MltG → MIHRYLLLATFTFILAAIAVFLVISWHLDTPMQVGEDEFVFTVPSGSSLTLLSLSLADKGMLKWPDVLILWSRMTGQSTIKAGEYKLQPGDTPRELLNMLTEGRVVQHQITFPEGLRFAEWLHLLNQQPGLVKLLPGLSGDEVIKTLSLEIEHPEGWFFPDTYSYSYGDSDRDILSQAHQRMQAVLAEEWQQRTSDLPFNSPYEALILASIVEKETGVTSERGEIAGVFVRRLKRGMKLQTDPTIIYGLGDDYQGYIKRRHLQKATPYNTYIIDGLPPTPIAMPGRGAIHAVLNPQEGDSLFFVAKGDGSHYFSASYEEHLKAVQKFQLQRRSDYRSTPR, encoded by the coding sequence GTGATACATCGTTACTTATTGCTTGCGACATTCACGTTTATACTAGCTGCCATCGCTGTTTTCCTGGTTATCAGCTGGCACCTGGATACTCCGATGCAGGTGGGTGAGGACGAATTTGTCTTCACTGTTCCTTCGGGTTCCTCGCTAACCCTGTTATCTCTCAGTCTGGCAGATAAAGGCATGTTGAAGTGGCCCGATGTACTGATTCTCTGGAGTAGAATGACTGGGCAAAGCACGATCAAGGCTGGAGAGTACAAACTACAGCCGGGTGATACGCCCAGAGAATTGCTCAATATGTTGACGGAAGGCAGGGTTGTCCAGCATCAAATTACCTTTCCCGAGGGGTTGCGTTTTGCTGAATGGCTGCATTTGCTGAATCAGCAACCGGGGTTGGTTAAATTGTTGCCTGGATTGAGCGGTGATGAGGTTATCAAAACCCTGTCGCTGGAGATTGAACACCCCGAGGGTTGGTTTTTTCCTGATACATACAGTTATAGTTATGGCGACAGTGATCGTGATATTTTGTCGCAGGCCCACCAACGAATGCAGGCGGTGTTGGCTGAGGAATGGCAACAACGGACGTCGGACCTACCCTTTAACTCGCCCTATGAGGCCTTAATTCTGGCATCGATTGTGGAAAAAGAGACGGGAGTAACCAGTGAGCGGGGTGAGATAGCTGGTGTTTTTGTGCGACGACTTAAGCGTGGTATGAAGCTGCAGACAGATCCCACCATCATTTATGGATTGGGGGATGACTATCAGGGGTATATCAAGCGCCGGCATTTGCAAAAAGCGACGCCCTATAACACGTATATTATCGATGGACTGCCACCCACGCCAATTGCGATGCCAGGACGCGGCGCGATTCACGCTGTGTTAAATCCGCAAGAGGGTGACAGCCTTTTTTTTGTGGCAAAGGGCGATGGCAGTCACTACTTTTCCGCCAGTTATGAAGAACATTTGAAAGCCGTCCAAAAATTCCAGTTGCAGCGGCGCTCCGATTACCGCTCAACCCCCCGCTAG